ATGGGTAAATGGTTCAGCCTGcaaataaaactttacaaaaaagtcatttaaacttatttaaagaaactctttttacatttaacttttttttatttttgacaaattaGGGTTGAGTTACCCATGAGATGAACTGAGTCCTTCCTGctccaaattctaccagataatCTATTGCTAAATTGTAAGCAAGGCACTAAATGGTAACACTTCCACTGTAAGAAGGCGCTAAGTGatccttttgctttctttcagttAAGCTATGACAAATTCTGGAAACATTTACATGTGTctttgtgtatataaaatatataaaacagctTTCCACCTCTCAGTCCTTTTATAACAAATGGAGAGTTTTTGTGCCAAggaaatttctgattttttttctaatggtatTGGCAGGTTTCGCAATTTAAATCATGTTTCTGTGTTTCTCTAAGAACAAACAGAACCTGTGGGATATATAATACTTCCCCTGAGTGCCCAGATAATATGTATAAGAATGTGTTTatccttttctgtaaaaataaattaaaagaaaggttcAAAAACTCTTAAACAGATCAGAAAGAAATAACTAGCTACTCACTAGTCTGTCTCTGTCATTTTGGAGTGAAGACATAGCCTTTTTTAAACTCTGTACTTCAGCCAGGCTGGTGGCAGGCTGAGCTGCAGACCTCTGCTTCCCTTCCTCTGACTTTCGAAATTTCTCCAGCTCATTCCACAGGTGatctctctcattctgtagaCTGGCCATAGCCTTGGAAAAGGACTGCACTTGGTTATAAGAATCTTCTAGTTGTGAGGACAAGTGAAGCAGTTGCTCATCTTTGGATAGGAGCTGTTGGTTAAGTTTCTCAAGGTAAGATAAGCTGTTCTCCTCAGGCAAGTCCATTGAAAAGGTGGTTTCAGAAAGAAGAGCATGTCTTTCTCTGTTTAAGAGTCCCTGTTGTTCTTTCAACTGTGCCAATTCCTTCAGACTGGCATCATATTTCCTTTTCAGTTCATCAAGTTCCTCATTGGCATGATCTCTACTATTTTGCAAGGAACTCATAGACCTTCCAAAAGACTGAATTTGTGCTGTgagatctttattttctttggtgacCATGAGTAACTTCTGTTCCATCTCCACCAGATCTCTTGCTAGTTCTGCTACTCTCTCTTCTgctgtttcagtttcatttctcATTATCCCTGCATCATGATGAAGATGCTTtaattctttcttcagtttaTCTTCAATTTCACCTACCTTCTTGGCAGCTTCCTTTTGAACACAAAccaattcttcttccagttctGTAATTCTCTTTTGAGAGGAGGAAAGCAAAGCACTTAACCTCTGTAGctcttcttcttttacttttaactgGGCATGATAGAGTCCTAAAGTACCTTCTTCTTGCAAGGCTGTTACTTGTCTCGTTAGCTGGGATACAGACACTTTCAAACTCTCAATCTCTTTAGATAAATCTCGTTTCTCCTCTTGCAGGGCATTAGAGGACCTCTGCAGATCCTCATTTGCTTCCTCAGATTCCTTCAGCTTTTCTTCTAatttagcatatttatttttcagctccTTATTTTGCTGAAGTTGAGCTTCAAGAAGTTGCTTTTGTTGGCTGTCCTTTATTGATATCACTTGGTTCAGGTCTTCTCTATATTGGATCAGTTCTGCATCTAGCTTGGCATTCTCAGAATTGAGATCATCCATATGACTTCTCAAGCCTCGTATTTCTTCTTTAAGCTTATTATTCTCAGCAGCAGCCTCTTGGATGAGTTGGTCTTTTTCCAAGATTACAGAGAGATGTCGCTCTTCCAGCTGCTGATAGTCACCCACTATGCGGTCTCGATCATTTTGGAGAGAAGACATGGATTTAACAAAGGAATCCAACTGTGCCTTTTGctgaatgttttcctttttgatgGCATTCAGTGTTTCCATCAGCTGATTGGTTTTTTCAACAGCCTTCTTGTTCTCCTCTTCTAAAACAatattctcctcttcctcctgggacAGCAGGTTTTCCagctctttaatttctttatcatGTTGCTGACGCAGTTCAGCAATAGCTACTTGGATTGCCTCTTCCTTGCCAGAAAGCAGGCTTATCATCTTTTgctctttcatatttatttcttcatgcaGCCTACTGGTCAGTTCTCTGGAGGCCTGAAGATCAGTCTCCAGTTGTTCATAACTGAACTTAGAATTTTGAATATCAGCCTCTTGCTGCCTTATGATCccttccaaattttctttttgttccttacatttttctaaagagtTACTTAAATCAGTCAGCTGGTCTTTGAGAATGTTAAGTTCTGATTCCAACTTAGCTAATTCATTCTGAGAATTGTGGTACAGGTGGCGTGTCTCTTCTAGCTGGGACAAAAGTTCCTTGTTTTCCCCCTGTAGAGTATCACAGACCTTCTGTTGAAGCTGGACCTCTGTCTGGGCCTTGGACTCCCAAATCTGCTTGTCATGTTCAAgcctgaaagagagagaaggtcaTTAGttacagatttcaagaaaaaaactatGTTTCCCAAAGAACAAATACTGTAACATGTACTCAATAGATTTACAAATGAATTAACATTCATAACAGGTGTTAAATGTTTTACTGAAGACGTATTAATTCTCTGTACCTACATATTTATCTACTGAGTGCTATATATTAAAGGTATATCACACCTAAGGGTTCATATATTTAAGTCATAAACTCCAAAATATGTCATTTAGTGACATGGTTTTCGACATCCTGAAAAGTAACATTTTCTCCTACTTTATTCTGCTTTGCTCCAGACAAGCTAATGTCTGGCTTCTCTAAGGGATAATCTTGATATGAAAGGCAGTGAGGAAATCTATTTTAGAACAAAAGGGTCCTATTAGAAGCAAAGAATACAAAGGATGAGAGACATTGTTAGTTCTAGAGCTTAAAAAGTgatataaaattgaaatttgagaaaaaataactcTACAAGGCATATGCAGTATCAATTAATGTGGActacaggaaggagaaaagatgagACTATCTAGGACACCAAGGCAATTAATTTGAGAGTACTCTGGTAAAAATCCAGGCAAGAGTAgttgaaatggaaatgaaaagaaatacagaggccaggtatagtggttcatgccagtaatcctagcacttagggaggccgaggcgggtggatcacctgaggtcaggagttcgagaccagcctggccaacatggtgaaaccctgtctctactaaaaatacaaaaaattagctggacgtggtggtaggctcctgtaatcccagctattcagaaggctgaggcaggagaattgcttgaacccaggaagtagaggttgcagtgagccaaaagcacgccattgcactccagcctgggtgataagagcaagactccatcttaaacaaaacagaaataaagaaatctcTCAATAGAAAGATGGGAAGAGATGTGAACTTTTCATGTTCATGCAGTTGTAGCAGGATTGTTCTTTGCCAAAAAAAGAGTAGATGTGAGAGGGAATATATCTCCCATGGGAATTTATGCCAAAATTAGTCCCATTgtctaaaaggaaacaaatagttTAGAGACTTTCTTTGCTTCCAGTTACGTCTGGAGGAGGAAAAAATTCACTACTCATTTACCTGGAAATGTTAATCTTTAATTCCTCCATATGGATGGACATCTGTCTAAGCTGATCCTTTAGAACACTGCAATTCTCTTCTTTGAgtctaatttcttcttctttggttTGAATCGCATCACTAAACTTCCTCTCCCATTTCTTAGCTTCGTCTATTACCCTGTCGCGATCATCCTGGAGGGAAGACATGCTCTTAGTAAAGGCTGCAAGCTGGGCCACAGTACTGTCCAAGTTTTCCTGAACTTGCTGAATTTCCTTGTCTTTCTTGTTCAAAGTAACCTGAATCTCTCCAATTGTCTCTTCCAAGTGGACTTTTTCTCTGCGCAAAGCATCCAGCTTCTCTTGCATATTCTTCTTCTCTTTCAGGTGCTTCTCTTCTGCCTGTTCCAGTCTTCGCTCAAGATCTTCATCCTTTTGTTTCATTTGGCTTTTAACTGATTCTTTATTTGACTGGAGTTCCTTTTTCAACTTGAGATTGTCTGCTAGGAcccttgctgcttcactttgtgTGTCATCTAGCAGGACTTTGAAGCTAGCTAATTCTGCTTGTGCCTTTTTGCGGTGTTCAACTGCTTGAGCCAGATTTTCTTTGGTTATTTCCAAATCTTTTTGAGACTCAGTTTGAACAAATTCTAGAGCTTTAACAGTTCTCTCCAGAGCACTAATTTTCTCTTGATACCTGATGCAGTCCTTCTGTAGCTGCTTTACttcttgttgtttttcttttaacagttccTGAAGTTCCTTTGCATGGCTTTTATTTCCAGGTTCTTTCTGAGCACCTTGTATTTTCTCCAAATATTCCTTTCGTATTTCTGATTCCACCTTAGTTTTTTCCTTGACTAACTGctgcttttcttcttccaatTCACTCACACACTTTTTAAGGTTCTTCATTTCAGATTCCAAtagctcattttttatttgggCATCTGTAACATCCTGACAATAATTCCCAATGCTTCCATTAAGTTCTGCTAATTGATTCATAAGCCTCTCTTCCAAatcatctttctcttcttctgctgTCTCCTTTAGTTTGGTAACTCTGGAGAGTTCTTCTTGGATTTGCTGATTTAACAGGTTCATTTTGCTTACTTCTTCCTGAAGCAGTTTTAGTTCACCATCCTTTGTTGATATCTGACTCAGTAAggcatttctctcattttctagAGTCTGGCTAAATTCCTTGTttttctgcttctcctcctctAATCCAGCAATTCTTTCTTTGAGCTGATCAATCTGCTGTAGGTAGTTATTAATTTCATCATGTGAGCTGACATCCTCACTTACAGCAGGGTTGGCACTGTTCTCTGAAGGAACCGATTCTGAACATGCAGGCCTTGTGCTCATACTCAGAGAGTCTTGATCTTCAGTCTCACCTGGTATAGACTGTGTGGCCTCTTCCGTGACATTCATTTGGTTATCGTGTTTCTCAGTGGCCTCTAGGTTAGCTTGTTTAGATACATTACTTTCTAACTGATGCTTTAAATCTTGAACCTCTTCACTTAGAGAGTCTTTCTCCAACATTAAAGACTGAAACTTCTTAGAAAGGGTTTCATACTCCATTTTGACCCTTTCAAGTTCTTCTTTCATGCTGGCATTGGAAGAAAGAAGTGTTTCCATACACTCTTTAGCTGTACCTCCTGCAGGGTGCACCTCTGCCCTAAGCCGGTCATTCTCTTCTTCCAGCTCTAGGATTTTCTGCTGTTTAGATTTAGCAaactttctcatcttttctttcatttcctccatttctttctcagcttcctgcaactgcttttctgtctccttcttgTTTGCCTCTGTGCTTCTTAACTTGCCATACAGTTCTTGTTTCTCTTGCCTCACAGCTTCCACCACGTGCTGAATCCTTTCTGCTTCATTACTAACATTCTCATAGGACTGCAGAAGAATTTCATACTCTTTTTGTAGTTCCTTGTGTTTCTCTTGCCACTCACTACTTTCTGCAATCTTAGAAGACTTCAAAGATTCAATTTCCTTCACTAACTTTTCCTTGTCTTCAGTAAGACCCTCTAGAGCTAGTTTTAGACTTTCACAGGAGCCACTGAGACTTTGATTTTCCAATAAAGACCTGTCCATTTCTGTAATGagtttgtctctttcttcttgaaGAAGAGCTAACCTTCCTAagactttatctttttctttattttgagcagAAACATGGCTTTCCACATCTGCCAGAGACTTGGTGAGATGTTCAATGGTATCTCTGGCCAAAGACAATTCCTCTTGgagacttttgttttcttttagtgctTCTTTTCGGGAAATAAGGGCAGCTTGCAGTTTCCTTTGTATTTGTTGCTTTGCTCTACTTTCTTCTTCAATCTCTTCtggtttttgcttcatttcacAAAGTTCCACCTGTAGCTGCTTTATCCTCTCATCATGCTCTTTGGCTTGCATTTCTAGCTGTGTATGTAGAGCCTTAATTAAATCTTCTTGTTCTATTATCTCTGTCTGTATTTTAGTGAGAGCTGCTTCTTTCTCACGAAGTTGTCCAGAAAGGTAGCTAACGTCTTCTTCCTTTTTGCTTATGAGTTTTTGTAGTTCATCTAGCTCAGGTTGCAATTCTCTTAGATGTTCTAGACCAGCAATTTGTAGTTGGCTGCTTTCCAATTTCTGCTGCAGGCTTTCTGCACGAACTTCAGCTTCATGGGATGCTGTCTTTAGACTCTCAATTTCTAAACCCTGTTTATTTATCTGGTCTTGTAACTGAAATACCTCTTCTGATTTTTTAGTAAGTTCACTTGTTGTAGAACTAATTTTCAATTCTAACTCTTCTTTCTcagtctctatttccttcagctGGGCCTtaatctgggcaacagaagtTCCGCCCTGCAGAGCACTCGCATCTTCAGAATGAGAAGGCCAGTCTGGGCACAAGTTGGACTCTAAAACAGGTTGAGTGTGATGCTGTTCTGTGGCTTTGAATAAAGGTTCTTCTAAACCTGGAGTGGGAGAGCACCATTCCTGCTGGTCAGGGCTTGGGAGTTTTCCGTCTATGGATTCCCTTACTTGAATCTGGAGTTGCCTTAGCTGGTCTCCAATATTCTCATTTTCCTTGCTTTGCTCATCAAACTGTTCTTGCAAGCGATTGTAGTCATCTTTCTGTTGCTTTAGCTCCTCCCTaagatgtctttctttttcctgtgccTTTTTAAGAATTGCCTTGCGGGAAGTTAAGGCTTCCTGTAGCTTCTTTTGAAGttgctccttttctttttcaagggCCAGTATCTTTTCTTCTAGTTCTGGTTTCCAGTGTTGACCACTATCTGTACCAGGTGGACTTATCACCACTGTTTCCTTTACAAGTGCTACGGAGTCCCCATCACTTGCATCCGTGTTACTTGTGGTTAACTTCTGGATAATTACTTGgttttcactgatttctgcttgGAGCAAATCTATTTGGTTTGTTTTATCTTGCAAGGTCTGATTCATCTGTTTGACCAGAGCCTGTAATTGTTCTTCAGCTGCCATCTTTTCTTCCAAATCCTTCCTTATATGCTCTAGTTCCACTTCTTTCTCAGATATTGtctgttttaaagaaatttctatttcttGGCACTTAGAAGTCACACATTTTTCTgagtattctttgttttctttatcttcttccaCTTCTCCCCTCTCACTCTCACTGAGTGGGATCTCTTTCTTAGAGTGATCTTTCAAGTTGGCTAATTCCTCTTCCAGTCTACTGACTCTTTGAAGAAGCTCCTTTCTGTTAATAAGAGCTGCCTggagctttctctttctctgctcattttctttcttcagaagGTCAAATTCATGCTGGAGTTCTTCCTTACTTATCAGTCCTGCTGGGCTCATCTCATCATAATTTTGTTTAAGGCCAGAAACAACTTCATTATCTTCTTCTACTTGCTCTTTTTTTGCTTCCTCAGCTCTGGATAATAAATTTAGCTGTTCTTTAAGAGTCTTAATTTCAACCCCAAGAGAAAACTTCTCTTCATTAAGCTGAACCATTTTCTCAGTCATACTAAAGCTGATTTCTGTCACTTGTTGATCCTTCTCCTCGATGGTTTGTTGGAGGGTTTCcacatctctctttttctccagtAAGAGCTGATCCATTTTTGCTATTTCAAGTTCCTTCTGTGAAAGAGCCTGGGACAGTTCTTCAACCTTACTTGAGATATGCCTCACACGTTCTGCCCCCTCAAGCACTTCACTTTCCTTATTTTGCAGCTGGCTTTGCAGGCTTCTTATCAGGGTACTCTGCTCAGAAAACTGAAGCTGCACATCATCCAGTTCATTCTGTAAAACTTCAATTTTCACATCTTTAGATTTGGCTTCTATGCTGAGACTATGGATCTGTTCAGTGAGCAGGTTGTGATGAGCAGTTTGGCTTTCATAGTCAAATCTTCTTTGCCTTTCTGCTTCTGCAAGGTTCATTTCCAGTTGCTTTACCTGAGCCCTCAATTCTGTTACTACACTAAGTTCCTTCACCTGAGCCAGAAGCTGGTCTCTTTCTTCAGACAAAGCAGTGAATGCACTGCTGTTGTTGTCAGCATTTTTCTTAAACTCCTCAATCAACTGGTTTAGGTTGCTAATTTCCTTAGCTTTCTCATCTAAATTTTTCTCATAGATTTCTTGTGCTTTATGAAAGTTTAGCTCAAGCTCcaaaatttgactttttaaccTTTCCAACTCATCCTGATGACACTGACCAATATCTGGTACAGCAGAAAGGGATTTATCACAATCCTGCTTTGTTGATTTCAATTCTACTCCAGCATCATTTAAAGATATTTCCTCAGATGTTCTATTTTGATGTTCAGTGCTCGCCTGTTCTTTCTCAACTGCTGGAAGACTGCTCTCTTCATTTGGCATTAAGGGAAAATTTTGCCCTGTATCTTCAAGAAATACTTCCATTTTAATTGGAGCTATTCCCTCACCCTCcatctgtttcatttctttctggtcAAGGACCTCATGATCCCCTTCCTCAGCCCTTTTCCCCTGGAGCTGTAATTTAAGAAATGCAATTTCCTCTTGAGCTTCTTTCATTTCCAACAATAAAACTGATAATTCTTTATGTTTctgagaaaatgtgttttctagAACATCTTGTCCACTTTCCTCAGTAGAAGAGCTCCTCTTGTTGGCATTATCAACAATGCTGatctatttttagaaaaagaaaaaaaaaagctttaatcaAATGTtttacaacattaaaaaaaaatagcccaatTAAAAACTTGTATTTCATCTTCTACAACTTCAGACTTTTTGGTCAAAACCTTCTTTGTACCATAACACTGCTAAATCCTTTTCAAATCAGTTTGTCTTTCCCAACCGGACCTCCAAGGACACTCTGCCAATCCTGCACTGAAGTCAAGCCCTATTTGTAAGACCTAAGGAAACCTGGAATTCATTTTCTGGAGATTCCTTACAtgagaagctttttttttcttcagaataaaactcctattaaaaaaaaaaaaaaaagtaagcagatCCTTTTGTTAGGAAGCCACATTATTCCTCAAGGGCATGTATGATTCTATCACTGACTTACTGATTAGAAGAACATAGCTAACTAAACACAACACAGCTaacaataatcttttttttttattttttttttttgagacggagtctcgctgtgtcacccaggctggagtgcagtggcgcgatctcggctcactgcaagctccgcctcccgggtttacgccattctcctgcctcagcctccgagtagctgggactacaggcgcccgccaccacgcccggctagttttttgtatttttttagtagagacggggtttcaccatgttagccaggatggtctcgatctcctgacctcgtgatccacccgcctcggcctcccaaagtgctgggattacagggttgagccaccgcgcccggccagctaaCAATAATCTTAAATCAACAGAATGATACTAAGCAACCATACACTTATAGTAATTTTCAGATTATAAAAAGGATCATTCTCTAAAGATccctttttatttaatcttagtAAAACTGTGCCAATCTTATCTCATCTCTTCACTGAGAAACTCTTCTGAGATGAACAAAGAAGTTGAGACAGATGATAACCCAGTATAAAAAAAATGGGTTATCAAATCCCAAATTAGTAGCTACTATATTTGTATTGCTTTAGGACAATGAATTCTAATATTCAGAAACAAGTAACAATAAATGAGATATAATAACCATTATGAATCTCTTTAATAGGTCTTACACTATAGGTAATGTACTTCTCTGACAACACTAGAAAATTATAGACGTGTTTTCATATGAAGCTACCTTCTCTTAATCTAGTTCATGTTCTGATTATATTAAGAACATATCACTTACCTCACTGACTTCTCTATCTGCTTCCCCAATTCTATTCTGAGCCTCCAGAAGAGTAATCTGAGAAGATAGTTTTTCTGaaagtcacaaaataaatatctttagaAGATATATATGGAGTGTATGAACAAACAGGATTGCATGTGAAGCTATCTGAAAtgcatgaaataatttttttacaaaataaaatagtttggGAGAGGAAAAAGCCTCATTAAAATAAAGAAGTGGCAAGAGGATATGATTACATGAGATATAAGATAGAACAGTACTAGGTGATGATAGTGATACTGAATGAAGTATACTAAATAGTGGAAGGTTTGAAAGGAGAAGGATGCCAGGGTGCAGGACATAGAGCAGCAGCTATTTCTGTGGCATAATCCAGAACTTCTAGgacaatatatataatttatctatAATCCTACCAtgtttgtaatatatatttggCATTAATATAGCACTTACAGTGTTCTTCAATGTTCATAAAGATATCAAATTTTAGCACGAAAAGGGAGCTATCCTATCTCCTCAATGATCAtataaggaaacaaagaaatgacatGACCCGAAAGATTATGCAGCTAGTTCAGGGAGCTGGGATTAGAATCCAAGTCTTTGGAGTTTTAACCCAAGTTCTGTTACAATGTGTATATATTGAGCATCGATATCAATATCCTCAAGAAGCTTATATTCTTTCTGAGAAGATAAAACAGATATaccaaaggaaaaatacatatatatatattttttatactgtATCCAAATGTCTTAATGTGACCTACAGGAACCCTTATGCTTTGACCCTACTAATTCTGCAACCTCCTCTTCTTGTATTGCACCCTTTTCGTTCACTCTGCTCCAAAAACACTggcctgttttctcttctgcaaactTACCAAGTTCATTCATACCTGAGGACATCTGTACTGcttttttctctgcctggaatgctctttgcTTAGCCTCTTTGCATGGCTGTCCCCTTTTCATCATTCAGGTTTAAAGTCCTCAGAAAGGCCTACTCTCACTACTCCAATCCTGCGTTCCTCTTCTCCAAGGCATACTTGAAataccctgttttatttttagcctAATACTTCTCATTCTCTGAAACTTTCTTATATGTATAAACAGGTTTGCAGTCTGTCTTCCCCTCCAATATGATCATAGCTATATCCCCAGGAACGacaatagtgcctggcatataggaaAGGCACCATAGATGAGACAAGTGAATTCAAGACACTATATAATATGTTCAGACACTTCACAAGATTACTTGAAAAAGAGGTACAGTGGTAGAAATGTCAGTGCAAAAGGTGAGTTGAAAAGAACATGACATACAAGGTAAAAGTAATCTGTGAGGCCAGACACAAAAACCAATATAGAAAACCTTAAGGTCAGTGATCCCTGCAGGAAAGAGCAAAGGAATGGAACCCATATAATACCTCCAAACCATGTGAAACCACATGGACAGGATACAGATTGTTTGCAAAACTGCAAAATAAGCATCATGGATAAGGTCTCAAAGAAGTGCTCTGAATGGGTTAAATAATGAGCTGAATTCGTGGTGTTCTTTACTTATTAGAAATAGTGGGAATCATCTGATACAAGTGTATAAGCTTCCATTTAGATCTAAGTGGAAAACTGTAAAATGGTTACGTTACAGACACTGGCTCTAGAgtttaataaaagttttacaaCCTTTACTTGCTATTCATTCTCACTCCTAAATGATAAAGTGTAGTACTCAGCTAATCCAAGATGAATTAGATCAACAAAGCATTAACGATACGCTACTAAATCCATAAAGTCTACATGAAGCATATGATAAGTGGAAGGAGACACATCTTCATTCTCACTAACTGTTCACACACAATCCAATAGGATAAAATGCTAAGTTCAGTTCaatccaacaaaactttattcaGTATCCATTATTTGCCAGGTAGTATACTTGTTTTGGGTAAagcaaagatagaaaaaaaaaaaatggcccctGCCCTTGAAGAGCTTATAAACTTTAAGAGCTTATagtaaaaaagacaaacatataaACAGATCATTTTAATACAATGTTAAAAGTATAAAAGGATACTATGGAAGCACACAAAAAATCATTTAACCCAACTTTTGGGGATCAGTACCAAATTcctgaaaaagataatatactaGTCAAGGCCTGAGAGATGAGTAAGAATCATCTAGACTAAAGGAAAGGAGCAGGATTCTAAGTAGGGTACAGCACAAGCATAAACCACTCACTCACAACATAGTTTCTACCTTTAAACCTTTATACTGATCTCTGTTACCTCATCCCACAAATTTACTACCagaatgtcctttctttcttcattttacctattttaaaaatcatcttactAAGGTCCTGTTCAAGCCATACTTCCTATAGGATACAATGACCATTCCAAAATGATTATGAGTTACAAAGAAATCCTGCAGCATGTATAGTCCATAATGCAAAATGTTATGTAAACACTGATACTATGCTCTAATTGTTTAATGtgtattaattttatctttcatagTTACCAGCTCTATTATCTAAATCTTTATTATCATGGAATCAGAGAATTCTACATGTTACacataaataatgataaaagtagaGGTACTTGTGGGATAAGAAGACAGAGAATTATGGTTTTCTTTT
This window of the Theropithecus gelada isolate Dixy chromosome 2, Tgel_1.0, whole genome shotgun sequence genome carries:
- the GOLGB1 gene encoding golgin subfamily B member 1 isoform X4, whose translation is MEFNNTTQEDVQERLAYAEQLVVELKDIIRQKDVQLQQKDEALQEEKKAADNKIKKLKLHAKAKLTSLNKHIEEMKAQGGTVLLTEPQSEEQLSKHDKSSTEEEMEVEKIKHKLQEKEEQISTLQAQLTQAQAEQAAQSSTEMKEFVMMKQQLQEKEELISTLQAQLSQTQAEQAAQLSSMQQVVREKDARFETQVRLHEDELLQLVTQADVETEMQQKLRVLQRKLEEHEESLVGRAQVVDLLQQELTAAEQRNQILSQQLQQIEAEHNTLRNTVETEREESKILLEKMELEVAERKLSFHNLQEEMRHLLEQLEQAGQAQAELESRYSALEQKHKAEMEEKTSHILSLQKTGQELQSACDALKDQNSKLLQDKDEQAVQSAQTIEQLEDQLQQKSKEISQFLNRLPLQQHETASQTCFPDVYNEGTQAVTEENIASLQKRVVELENEKGALLLSSIELEELKAENEKLSSQITLLEAQNRIGEADREVSEISIVDNANKRSSSTEESGQDVLENTFSQKHKELSVLLLEMKEAQEEIAFLKLQLQGKRAEEGDHEVLDQKEMKQMEGEGIAPIKMEVFLEDTGQNFPLMPNEESSLPAVEKEQASTEHQNRTSEEISLNDAGVELKSTKQDCDKSLSAVPDIGQCHQDELERLKSQILELELNFHKAQEIYEKNLDEKAKEISNLNQLIEEFKKNADNNSSAFTALSEERDQLLAQVKELSVVTELRAQVKQLEMNLAEAERQRRFDYESQTAHHNLLTEQIHSLSIEAKSKDVKIEVLQNELDDVQLQFSEQSTLIRSLQSQLQNKESEVLEGAERVRHISSKVEELSQALSQKELEIAKMDQLLLEKKRDVETLQQTIEEKDQQVTEISFSMTEKMVQLNEEKFSLGVEIKTLKEQLNLLSRAEEAKKEQVEEDNEVVSGLKQNYDEMSPAGLISKEELQHEFDLLKKENEQRKRKLQAALINRKELLQRVSRLEEELANLKDHSKKEIPLSESERGEVEEDKENKEYSEKCVTSKCQEIEISLKQTISEKEVELEHIRKDLEEKMAAEEQLQALVKQMNQTLQDKTNQIDLLQAEISENQVIIQKLTTSNTDASDGDSVALVKETVVISPPGTDSGQHWKPELEEKILALEKEKEQLQKKLQEALTSRKAILKKAQEKERHLREELKQQKDDYNRLQEQFDEQSKENENIGDQLRQLQIQVRESIDGKLPSPDQQEWCSPTPGLEEPLFKATEQHHTQPVLESNLCPDWPSHSEDASALQGGTSVAQIKAQLKEIETEKEELELKISSTTSELTKKSEEVFQLQDQINKQGLEIESLKTASHEAEVRAESLQQKLESSQLQIAGLEHLRELQPELDELQKLISKKEEDVSYLSGQLREKEAALTKIQTEIIEQEDLIKALHTQLEMQAKEHDERIKQLQVELCEMKQKPEEIEEESRAKQQIQRKLQAALISRKEALKENKSLQEELSLARDTIEHLTKSLADVESHVSAQNKEKDKVLGRLALLQEERDKLITEMDRSLLENQSLSGSCESLKLALEGLTEDKEKLVKEIESLKSSKIAESSEWQEKHKELQKEYEILLQSYENVSNEAERIQHVVEAVRQEKQELYGKLRSTEANKKETEKQLQEAEKEMEEMKEKMRKFAKSKQQKILELEEENDRLRAEVHPAGGTAKECMETLLSSNASMKEELERVKMEYETLSKKFQSLMLEKDSLSEEVQDLKHQLESNVSKQANLEATEKHDNQMNVTEEATQSIPGETEDQDSLSMSTRPACSESVPSENSANPAVSEDVSSHDEINNYLQQIDQLKERIAGLEEEKQKNKEFSQTLENERNALLSQISTKDGELKLLQEEVSKMNLLNQQIQEELSRVTKLKETAEEEKDDLEERLMNQLAELNGSIGNYCQDVTDAQIKNELLESEMKNLKKCVSELEEEKQQLVKEKTKVESEIRKEYLEKIQGAQKEPGNKSHAKELQELLKEKQQEVKQLQKDCIRYQEKISALERTVKALEFVQTESQKDLEITKENLAQAVEHRKKAQAELASFKVLLDDTQSEAARVLADNLKLKKELQSNKESVKSQMKQKDEDLERRLEQAEEKHLKEKKNMQEKLDALRREKVHLEETIGEIQVTLNKKDKEIQQVQENLDSTVAQLAAFTKSMSSLQDDRDRVIDEAKKWERKFSDAIQTKEEEIRLKEENCSVLKDQLRQMSIHMEELKINISRLEHDKQIWESKAQTEVQLQQKVCDTLQGENKELLSQLEETRHLYHNSQNELAKLESELNILKDQLTDLSNSLEKCKEQKENLEGIIRQQEADIQNSKFSYEQLETDLQASRELTSRLHEEINMKEQKMISLLSGKEEAIQVAIAELRQQHDKEIKELENLLSQEEEENIVLEEENKKAVEKTNQLMETLNAIKKENIQQKAQLDSFVKSMSSLQNDRDRIVGDYQQLEERHLSVILEKDQLIQEAAAENNKLKEEIRGLRSHMDDLNSENAKLDAELIQYREDLNQVISIKDSQQKQLLEAQLQQNKELKNKYAKLEEKLKESEEANEDLQRSSNALQEEKRDLSKEIESLKVSVSQLTRQVTALQEEGTLGLYHAQLKVKEEELQRLSALLSSSQKRITELEEELVCVQKEAAKKVGEIEDKLKKELKHLHHDAGIMRNETETAEERVAELARDLVEMEQKLLMVTKENKDLTAQIQSFGRSMSSLQNSRDHANEELDELKRKYDASLKELAQLKEQQGLLNRERHALLSETTFSMDLPEENSLSYLEKLNQQLLSKDEQLLHLSSQLEDSYNQVQSFSKAMASLQNERDHLWNELEKFRKSEEGKQRSAAQPATSLAEVQSLKKAMSSLQNDRDRLLKELKNLQQQYLQINQEITELRPLKAQLQEYQDKTKTFQIMQEELRQENLSWQHELHQLRMEKSSWEIHERRMKEQYLMAISDKDQQLSHLQNLIRELRSSSSQAQPLKVQYQRQASPETSASPDGSQNLIYETELLRTQLNDSLKEIHQKELRIQQLNSKFSQLLEEKNTLSIQLCDTSQSLRENQQHYGDLLNHCAVLEKQVQELQAGPLNIDVAPGAPQEKNGVHRKSDPEELREPQQSFSETQQQLCNTRQEVNELRKLLEEERDQRVAAENALSLAEEQIRRLEHSEWDSSRTPIIGSCGTQEQALLIDLTSNSCRRTRSGIGWKRVLRSLCHSRTRVPLLAAIYFLMIHVLLILCFTGHL